Part of the Bacteroidales bacterium genome is shown below.
GAAGCCTGGTCAATACTCAATCTTTCGAAAATCTCTGTAACACTCATAGGGTTGTCATGGAGCATATCGAGGATGGCAATTCTTAAGGGATGGGAAATGGCTCGAAGTTTACCGGCAGCCATTTCGAGTTTTTCCTGGTCGAGATGTAATTTATCCATTGGATTTTTTTTGCAAAACTATCAAAAAAACATATTCACAATGGGTAAATATGTAATTTAGTTAGTTTTTAAATAGTGACTGTCAGAAAACAACTTAAATATGATTTTCAACATTAAAAGTTTTCTGGCTGTCACTAAATAATGGAGTAAATGCAAATCTTGCTCCGTCGAACAAGCCTTTGTCGCTGAGCTTCAATTCCGGAATTACGAGCAATGCCATAAACGACAGGGTCATATAAGGCGCCCTGAGTGTGGAGCCTTTTTCTTTGGTCAGTCTGTCGAGCTTGTCGTAAGCAGCGGCAATCCTATATGCATCACCAGCCGACATCAGTCCGGCAACCGGGAGCGGCAGTAATTCCTCCTGATCTCCATCCACCAGCGAAACCCCGCCTTTGGCTTCGATCAGCAGGTTGATTGCCCTTACAAGGTCTTCATCATTGGTCCCGATGGCTATGATGTTGTGACTGTCGTGTGCAACTGTGGAAGCCATGGCGCCGCTTTTCAGGTTGAAGTTGCTGATAAAGGCAACAACAGGCCTGGCAGCCTGATAACGGTTGTAAACCACCAGTTTTAAAATATCCCGCTCCACATCACTTTCCACATTGCCGTTTTTAATCTTTGGTTCAACCGACATCGCTTTAGTGATCAACTGCCCTTCGAGTGCCTGAATAACCTGTAATTTACCGGGTTGAAACGGAACACGGATATCTTCGGTCGAAATCTTTTCTGCATTGAAAACATTTGGTGCGCTCTCCGGAACGGATTCAATGAGGGATTTCCCATTTTCGCCCACTTTCATTCCCTGAACATAGGTAGCCCGGACGTTGAACTCCTGAAGGTTATCCACAAGAATAAAATCAGCGTCATCACCCACACGCAATAACCCGACATCAAGGCCATAATGCTCAACGGGGTTAAGGATGCAACTACGCAGAACTTTCATCGGATCGTGTCCCCTGGCGATTGCCCTTTTGACCAACTCGTTGATATGACCTTTTTCGAGGTCATTAGGATGTTTGTCGTCGGAACAGAACAGCACCTGATCAGGGTATTGATCCAAAAGATCGACCAGTGCATCAAAATTCTTTGCCGCACTTCCTTCCCTGATCTGAATTTTCATTCCCCATTTGATTTTTTCCAAAGCCTCCTCCATTGTAAAACACTCGTGATCAGTGGTGATGCCTGCCTGGATATACCTCCTGGCCTCCTCCCCCACCAGACCGGGAGCATGGCCATCGATGGGTTTGTTGTGTTTTTTCGCAATGGCAATTTTTGCCATCACCTCCGGATCATTGAACAACACACCCGGAAAGTTCATCATTTCGGACATGTATTTAATCTCGCCGGAGCCAAGCAACTCATCCAGCGCGTCAGTTCCAATGCTGGCGCCGGCAGTTTCAAATGCAGTTGCAGGTACGCAGGATGACGCCCCAAAGTAGAATTTGAAGGGGACTTTTTTTCCGTTACTGATCATGTATTTTATCCCTTCGATACCCATGACATTGGCAATTTCGTGTGGGTCGGATACTGTGGCAACCGTACCGTGTGCCACTGCAAGTCGTGCAAATTCAGAGGGGATCAGCATACTGCTTTCGATGTGCACATGCGAATCAATCAGTCCTGGCAAAATATATTGATCAGGAACATGATCAGTTTCGGCGATTGCTTTGATTTTTCCGTCTTCAATATCAATTGTTCCGGAAAAAATTCTGCCGTTCCGAAGGTCAGCAATCTTTCCTGAAACCTGGAATTTATCATGGGTTTTCATGTCACTGCATATTTTTTTTTGTGTGATAGGCCACTTTTTCGAGTGAGGTGATCATGTCGTACTCATCGAGGTAAACGTGATTTGGCAGGTTAAGCGGTTTTGAGGAAAAATTCAGAATCCCGCTAATTCCCGACTTCACAAGGTGATCGGCAGTTTCCACTGCTTTGTCCACGGGTACGGTGATGATCCCTATCGAAATGTTGTGCTCTTTCATCTTACTTTCCAACTCATCTACATGATAAACAGGCACCCCGGCATAAAGTTTACCGGTTTTTTCGGTATTTACATCAAATGCAGCAACAATTCTAAGTTTAGGTCGCTTACCGCCAAAATATTTCAGGATAGCTTTTCCAAGGTTACCGAGCCCCATGATGCAGACATTCTGACCTGTTTCGGTATCGATGATATTCCCGATCAGTTCGATCAGTTCCTTAACATCGTACCCCCGGCGCAATGTGCCATTATAGCCGATCAGCATAATATCCCTCCGCACCTGAACGGGCGTAATGTGAAGCAGTTGGGCTATTTCGTGCGAAAAAATGAATTCTTTTCCGCCGGCCAGGGTCATCAACAGATTTCTGCGGTATTGACTTAGTCTTTCAATGGTTTTATCAGGTAAATGCATGAATTGAGATTTTTTTCATTTTCAGTGCAAACTTACTACAATATTGAGTAGCACAAGAAAAACGGGGTAAAAAATGCTCAATAATAAGTTGAAAATAAAAGTTCCGGGAAATAAAAAAGAGCCACAAATGCGGATTTGCAGCTCTTTCAAAAAGGTTTTTCCCCGCTATTCTCTTCTTCCTAAAAATATCATGATATAATAGGCAAGGGTTGCGAGTGAAGCCAGCGCAGCAACAACATAGGTCATTGCAGCCCACTTTAGCCCATCTTTGGCCATTTCGTGCTGTTCTCCCCTTGTCATTCCGGTACCTTCGAGCCACACCAACGCCCTGCGTGATGCATCAAATTCTACCGGTAAGGT
Proteins encoded:
- a CDS encoding winged helix-turn-helix transcriptional regulator, which encodes MDKLHLDQEKLEMAAGKLRAISHPLRIAILDMLHDNPMSVTEIFERLSIDQASASHHLNILKNKGVLTSQRQGKKIMYSLKHQTLTEIIDCINRCHD
- a CDS encoding redox-sensing transcriptional repressor Rex encodes the protein MHLPDKTIERLSQYRRNLLMTLAGGKEFIFSHEIAQLLHITPVQVRRDIMLIGYNGTLRRGYDVKELIELIGNIIDTETGQNVCIMGLGNLGKAILKYFGGKRPKLRIVAAFDVNTEKTGKLYAGVPVYHVDELESKMKEHNISIGIITVPVDKAVETADHLVKSGISGILNFSSKPLNLPNHVYLDEYDMITSLEKVAYHTKKNMQ
- the ade gene encoding adenine deaminase; the protein is MKTHDKFQVSGKIADLRNGRIFSGTIDIEDGKIKAIAETDHVPDQYILPGLIDSHVHIESSMLIPSEFARLAVAHGTVATVSDPHEIANVMGIEGIKYMISNGKKVPFKFYFGASSCVPATAFETAGASIGTDALDELLGSGEIKYMSEMMNFPGVLFNDPEVMAKIAIAKKHNKPIDGHAPGLVGEEARRYIQAGITTDHECFTMEEALEKIKWGMKIQIREGSAAKNFDALVDLLDQYPDQVLFCSDDKHPNDLEKGHINELVKRAIARGHDPMKVLRSCILNPVEHYGLDVGLLRVGDDADFILVDNLQEFNVRATYVQGMKVGENGKSLIESVPESAPNVFNAEKISTEDIRVPFQPGKLQVIQALEGQLITKAMSVEPKIKNGNVESDVERDILKLVVYNRYQAARPVVAFISNFNLKSGAMASTVAHDSHNIIAIGTNDEDLVRAINLLIEAKGGVSLVDGDQEELLPLPVAGLMSAGDAYRIAAAYDKLDRLTKEKGSTLRAPYMTLSFMALLVIPELKLSDKGLFDGARFAFTPLFSDSQKTFNVENHI